A window of the Senegalia massiliensis genome harbors these coding sequences:
- a CDS encoding helix-turn-helix transcriptional regulator: MYENLRSIRNARNISALDMAEVLGLQTKAAYYKKESGNIRFSLEEAGKISKFLGMPIEDIFFDNEVAKTETNHTA, encoded by the coding sequence ATGTATGAAAATTTAAGATCTATTAGAAATGCAAGGAATATTTCAGCTCTAGATATGGCGGAAGTTTTAGGACTTCAGACTAAAGCAGCTTACTATAAAAAGGAAAGTGGAAATATAAGATTTTCTTTAGAGGAAGCAGGTAAAATATCTAAATTTTTAGGAATGCCGATAGAAGATATTTTTTTTGATAATGAAGTCGCTAAAACGGAAACAAATCATACTGCATAA
- a CDS encoding helix-turn-helix domain-containing protein yields MVNRERLANKIIKLRIKKGYSQRRLAIAAGVSNSTISRIENASSDADPETLKKLTYCLDISYEELMDASGYISTNNLAGVKRVEKEINVKVNIDNLDESIVKAKRYVELLKEAKTLAEELASVKFDVNIGK; encoded by the coding sequence GTGGTTAACAGAGAAAGACTTGCTAATAAAATTATTAAGTTAAGAATTAAAAAGGGATACTCTCAAAGAAGATTAGCGATAGCAGCAGGTGTTAGTAATTCAACTATATCTAGAATAGAAAATGCAAGTAGTGATGCTGATCCAGAAACATTGAAAAAGTTAACTTATTGCTTAGATATTTCATATGAAGAACTCATGGATGCATCAGGATATATATCAACAAATAATTTAGCAGGAGTGAAAAGAGTGGAAAAAGAAATCAACGTGAAAGTTAATATTGATAATTTAGATGAATCTATTGTTAAGGCAAAGAGATATGTTGAACTTTTAAAAGAAGCCAAAACTTTGGCGGAAGAATTGGCTTCAGTAAAGTTTGATGTAAATATTGGCAAATGA